In one Macaca nemestrina isolate mMacNem1 chromosome 2, mMacNem.hap1, whole genome shotgun sequence genomic region, the following are encoded:
- the LOC105470298 gene encoding ELL-associated factor 2 isoform X3: MGEAKIKVEGSSKIQYRKEQQPQQMWNSARTPNLVKHSPSEDKMSPASPIDDIERELKAEASLMDQMSSCDSSSDSKSSSSSSSEDSSSDSEDEDCKSSASDTGNCVSGHPTMAQYRIPDIDASHNRFQDNSDLLMNTLRRYETPINICKKYISSVQKGGDNSKQRPPLSASRSQEGETDGCIRVSGKSFQRRQSESAASASVSRGMTE, from the exons ATGGGAGAGGCAAAAATCAA AGTTGAAGGAAGCAGTAAAATTCAGTATCGTAAAGAACAACAGCCACAACAAATGTGGAATTCGGCCAGGACTCCCAATCTTGTGAAACATTCTCCATCTGAAGATAAGATGTCCCCAGCATCTCCAATAGATGATATTGAAAGAG AACTGAAGGCAGAAGCTAGTCTAATGGACCAGATGAGTAGTTGCGATAGTTCATCAGATTCCAAAAGTTCATCATCTTCAAGTAGTGAGGATAGTTCTAGTGACTCAGAAGATGAAGACTGCAAATCCTCTGCTTCTGATACAGGGAATTGTGTCTCGGGACATCCTACCATGGCACAATACAGGATTCCTGATATAGATGCCAGTCataatagatttcaagacaacaGTGACCTTCTGATGAATACTTTAA ggagatatgagacaccaatcaatatatgtaagaaataCATTAGTTCCGTCCAGAAAGGTGGAGACAACTCGAAGCAAAGGCCCCCACTGAGCGCTTCCAGGTCACAGGAAGGTGAGACAGATGGTTGCATTCGAGTTTCTGGTAagtctttccaaaggaggcaatcagaatCTGCAGCATCCGCCtctgtgagcagagggatgactgaaTAG